The region GATATAGGGGACGGTGCCGGTCGGCGTGCGGTCCTCGCCCGAGTCGTAGACGGCCACGACGGCGTGGTGGTTCAGGCCCGCGACGGCCTGCGCCTCCCTGGTGAAGCGGGCCTTGGAGACCGGGTCCTCCGCCAGGTCGTTGCGCAGCAGCTTCACCGCGACGGTCCGGCCCAGCCGTACGTCCTCGGCCGCGAACACCTCGGCCATGCCGCCGCGGCCCAGCCGACCGGTCAGCCGGTAACGGCCCTCGCCGACGAAGGAGCCCACGCCCCACTGGCCGGAGAACTCGCCGCGGGACTCGCCAGAGGCATCCGACGCTCCGGTGGGCGCTCCGGTGCCGCCGGCCGTCTCGTTCGGGTCGACCATCAGTCCTCGCCGTCGTTCGCCATCGCTTCGTGCTTCGTCTGGTGCGCCACCGTACCGCTTTTCGGCAGACCTCCACGGCCCCCGTCCAGGCGCTTACCCCTGTTTGACAGGCCGATCCGGATACTCCTCCGGATACTCGGGAAACTTCCGCGTTGTGTGCGCACCCCATGCGCATCAGGTGACGAGATGGTCAACGAACTTGACGTGCTCGCGCGATCGGCCAAACTTGGCGGGAAAGCTCCGGGGAGGAGTGTGTCTTCCCGTTGGATCTTCATGGGGGTAGCGGTACTGATGAGCGGGGACGCCACGCAGGGCGGCGGGTACACGGGGCGCTCGGTCGGCGGCGGGCGGTACCAGCTGCGCGACCTGCTCGGCCAGGGCGGGATGGCGTCGGTGCACCTGGCACATGACACCGTGCTGGACCGGCCGGTCGCCGTCAAGACCCTCCATACCAATCTCGGCCACGAGCAGTCCTTTCGCGAGCGCTTCCGCCGCGAGGCCCAGTCCGTCGCCAAGCTCAACCACACCAACATCGTCTCGGTCTTCGACTCCGGCGAGGACACGATCGACGGTCAGGTCGTCCCCTACATCGTCATGGAGTACGTCGAGGGCAAGCCGCTCGGCGACGTCCTGGCCGCCGACGTCGCCCAGCACGGCGCGATGCCGGCCGACCGGGCACTGAAAATCGTCGGCGACGTGCTCGCGGCGCTCGCGGTCAGCCATGAAATGGGCCTGGTCCACCGGGACATCAAGCCCGGCAATGTGATGATCACCCGGCGCGGCACCGTCAAGGTGATGGACTTCGGCATCGCGCGCGCCATGCAGTCCGGGGTCACCTCGATGACCCAGACCGGCATGGTCGTCGGCACTCCGCAGTATCTGTCGCCGGAACAGGCCCTGGGGCGCGGCGTCGACGAGCGCTCCGACCTCTACTCGGTCGGCTGTCTGCTCTTCGAACTCCTCACCGGGCGCCTGCCCTTCGACGCCGACTCACCGCTGGCGATGGCGTATCAGCATGTGCAGGAGACGCCCCCGACGCCGTCCTCCGTCAACCGCGCCCTCACCCCGGCCATCGACGCCCTGGTCGCCCGCGCCCTGCGCAAGAACCCGGCCGAGCGCTTCCCGACCGCCGACGCCATGCACGACGAGAGCGACCGGGTGCTCGCGGCCACCACCCGCAACACGATGCCGCTGATCTCCGGCGACCCGGCGGCCGGCAACCGCGGCGAAGGCGTCGCCGCCTCCGTCTTCCCGTCCGCGCAGGGGCCGCTCCAGACACCGCCGCCGCAGCTCCACACCCCGTACGCGCCGACCCCGCAGCCGCAGGGCTTCGGCCCCTCCACCCCGCCGCCGTCCGCCTACGGCTATCCGCAGCAGGGCGGCCACCGGACCCCGCCGCCCAGCCCGGCCTACGGCATGAGCGCACCGCCGCCTTCCCTGCGGTCCGTCCCGCAGCAGCACATGGGCGGCAGGCCGCCCGGCGGCGGAGGCGGGCGCAAGCGGAACACCCCGCTGATCGTGGGTGCGGCCGTCGCCGCGCTGGCCGTCGTGGTCGTCATAGCCATCGTCATAGCGATGTCCGGCGGTGGCGGCGACGACCCGGTGACCGACCCGACCGGCGACCCGAGCGTGACCGCCACCAGCACCGCTTCCGACTCCCCGACCACGCCCGCCTCGGACAGCGTTGTCCAGGGCGACCAGAGCCGCACCATCGAGTCGTCCGAGTGCACCAAGGCGCACAACGAGCTGATCAACCCGGGCAAGCCCAACCTCATGACGATGCCCGACTTCACCTCGATCTACGTGGACTCCGCCGTGGCCTGCATGAAGGCCGCCAACTGGCCGTACGAGATCAAGGACATGGACGAGCAGCAGTGGGGCAAGGGCACGATCACCGCCCAGACTCCCAAGTCACTGGACGACTTCGACATCACGTCCGGCCAGAAGATCACCATCTGGGTGTCCACGGGCAAGGGCGCCAGCTGATCATCCCTCCGGGCCTGGCCGGGTGAGCGGTCCGGCCGGCTGTTCGCCGCCGGTCTCCGCGGACCGGTCTCCGCGGACCGGTCTCCGCGGACCGGTCTCAGCGGGCCGGGCTCAGCGGGTCGGGCTCCGCGGGCCGCCCGAAGCGCGAGCCCGAGGCGCCCCCCGGCCCTCCTGGCGGCGGCACATCCGCCGGGGAGAGGCTGACGTCCCGTGCCCGTGCCCGCGTCCGCCGGATGCGGCGGCTCAGAGGTACGGGCCCGAGCGCGAACCCGGGTGGCCGGCCTCCTGCTCCTCGTCGCTGCCGAGCGCACCCGGCGGCAGCGCGCGCCGCATCTGCTCGAGCTGGGCGCGAGCCGCCATCTGCTGGGCGAACAGCGCGGTCTGGATGCCGTGGAAGAGGCCTTCCAGCCAGCCCACCAGCTGCGCCTGGGCGATCCGCAGCTCCGCCTCGCTCGGCACGCTCTCGTCCGTGAACGGTAGCGACAGCCGCTCCAGCTCCGCCACCAGCTCCGGCGCGAGGCCCGCCTCCAGCTCCTTCACCGAGCTGGTGTGGATCTCCTTGAGCCGTACCCGGCTGGCCTCGTCCAGAGGTGCCGCCCGCACTTCCTCCAGGAGCTGCTTGATCATGCTGCCGATCCGCATCACCTTCGCCGGCTGCTCGACCATCTCCGTCACCGGGATCTCGCGGCCCTCCTCGCCATCACCGCCCGGCGCACCCCCCAGGGCCATTCCGTCCGGCCCGACGACCAGGACCTGTGGATTCTGCGAGCTCTCCGGCGACCGTTCGTTCATCGGCATCTCCATATGCCCATTGTCCCGCACACCCGTCCTGCCCGGGTCCGTGCCCCCTCATCCCCCGGCCCGCCTGCCGAGCTCGGGACGGGACCGGGTGACCAGCGCCGCCAGCAGCCCCGCACCCAGCGGCACCAGCACGATCAGCGTCGCCAGAGCACCCCACGGGATGGCCACCGGCACATGCGGCACACCCGGGTTGCCCCAGCCCGACTCGATCGCCCGCCGGTATTCGGCCCAGCGCCGATGCCGGTCGCCGCGCCGCAGGGCGACAGCGGGCAGCAGCCCCGCCACCGAGCCCAGCACCACCCCCATCACCGCGATCACCCCGCACTGGAAACCGGACAGCGTCCGCCGCACCCGCCCCGCCGCCCCTATCGCCGCCAGCGTCCTGAGATCCGGCTCCGCGTCGGTCTGCGCCAGCCCCGTCGCTATTCCGGCCGCGCCGATCGTGACCACGCCGGCGAAGAGCGTGAGCACCAGCAGCACCAGACCGTCCTTGCCGGTGTACCCGCGCTCCAGGTACACGTCCGCCCTCGTACCGATCGTGGCCACATCACTGGCCAGCGCCTGCCGCTGCGCCCCGCTCGGCATCTTCGACGTCGTGTAGTACGAGCCCAGCGGTGTGGTCGTGAAGCCCGCCGCGTCGGCCGCCTTCCGCGGTACGAGGACCATCACTCCGTACGGCTGGTGCTCGGGTGCCAGGTGGACCGGCAGCGTCTTCACCGTCCCGGCTGGTTCCGCACCGTCCTGCGGCTCCTTCGCCACATCGGCTATGACCTTGATTTTCAACGTGCCGTGATCGGCGTACGCCCGGTCGAACAGCACCGTCTCCCCCCGGGCCAGTGCCTGCTCGGCCGCGCCGTCCCGGATGCCGAGCGCGTGCAGCACTCCTGGCCCGCCCACCATGACGCCGTCGGCGGTGCTGATCGCGGCCGGATGCCCCTGGGTGGAGCACCGCCAGTCGTGTGCCACCGCCAGACGCTGCGCGACAGTCAGCGTCTCGGGGTTCACCGGCCTCGACAGCGGGCAGACGTTGGCCGCCGGAATCATCGCCTCGATCCTGCCGCAGCCGGACCGGTCCGGTCCGGCGACGCACGACGCCGGTCCGACGTACACCTGGGACACATCCACCCGGGCCGAGACCGGGTAGTCCTTCTCGATCGCCGCGCGCACCTGCCCCAGGTCACCGACCGCCTCGCCGTGCGCCCCGACCGAGACCACCCCGCGCGGCAACTGCGCCTGATACATCTGCCGTTCCTCCTGCGTCTGGCTCGCCGAATACGTCGCGACAGCCACCGACCCGGCCACCGCGGCCAGGACCGCCGCCACCGCGGGAGCCGTACGGCCCCGGTTGCGCACCGCGTCACGCAGCGCCAGCCGCGGTGCCAGCGGCAGCCATCTGCCGAGGCGTCCGAACGCCCCGATGATCGCCGAGGTCATCATCACCAGCCCGAACTCCGCCAGCGCCGCGCCGCCCACCGCCACGTAATTGCTGTCAGTGCGCGTCGTCGCGTAGAAGACCAGGGTGACGCCGAGGCCCAGCAGGACCAAGCCCGCGACCGGCAGGGCACGATGGGCGCGCCGCACTCCGCGCCGGCCGGTGAGCGAGGCGAGCACGCTCTGCCGGGAGGCGCTGATCGCGGGCACTATCGCGGCCAGGACCCCGGTGAGCACCGCGAGCCCGCCGATCCCCGCCAGCTCCAGCGGTCGCAGTGCCAGTCCGCCGAACCGCTTGCCGACGTAACCCTCCAGCATCCCGCGCAGCAGCATGGTGACGGCCACCCCGAGCACCGTGCCCACCACGGCCGCGGCCGCACCGATCACCAGGCCGCTGGAGATCACGATGGCTCTGATGTGCCTGCGGTCACCGCCGTTGGCCCCCACCAGGCCCAACTGGCGCCGCGAGCGGCGTGCCCCGACCGCGAACGCCGGCCCCGCCAGCAGGCAGATCTCCAGCATGCTCAGGCCCACTATCGTCACCGCCGCGGCGATGGCCTGCGCCCGGGCGCCGCCGTCGTCGTACGCCAGCGAGGAGGCGCCGAAGCCGGTCCGGTAGATCGGGACATCGGCCCTGGCCGGCGGATGCAGCCGCACGGCCCGCGAATCGACCCGGACACCGAACGTGTTGGCGTGCTTGACCATGTCCCAGGTGAAGTCGCCCTTCAGCGAGACCAGATAGGTCGTTGTGCTGGACTCCGACAGATTGTCCGCCGCACTCCGCGTCTCCTGGTAGAGCGCGATGAACGCCCCCGGCAGCGCGTCGAGCTGCTCGCTGTCCAGCTGGCTCGGCAGGTCGTAGGCGCCGACGATCCGGTAGGACCGGTCGAGGCCGTGCACCTTCACCTGCGAACCGACGTGCAGCCCGCTGGACTTGAGGAACGCGTTGGTCGCGGCCAGCTCGCCGTCCGCCGCGGGGAAGCGGCCCCGGTCCAGGTCGGCGATTCCCGCGGCCAGCGGGTCGTCCGCCTTCAACTCCCTTATCTCGACGTCCAGCAGCCCGAACTTCGTCCTGACCGGCGCATAGACGGCCGCGTCGGTCAGCCATCGCGACCCGGCCGGCAGTGCGATCCTCGGATCGACGGTCGAGGCGATCCCTTCGCCCGCGGTGCTGTCCTGACCGCCGTCCTCCGTGCCGCCGACGGCCTGGTCGGACCCTTCCGCGGGCTGCATTTCCTCGTGCACCGGTACCACGCCGCCGTCCACGGGTTCCTGGTACACCGGCTGCGGACCCCGGCCCGCGTCGGAGAGCCGCGCGTCGGCGGCGCCGAGGTCGCGGGTGGTCTGCTCCGCGGTCGTCAGCTGCGAACTGCGGATGGTGATGTCCGCCGCGCTCACCCCGATGATCGGCAGCGCGATCATCGACAGCACCAGCAGACTCCGGCCCTTGAACCGCACGGCGTCCCTGCGGGCGATCCTGACCGCCGCTCGCCAGGCGTGCAGCCGCCCTGCCCAGGGCACACCGGCCCGCGCCTTCCCGGTCATTGCGCCGCTCCGCCCGCGAGCAGTGATTCGGCGCTGGAGCGCAGTGTCATGTCGACCACCGAGCCGTCGCGCAGGAAGACCACCCGGTCCGCCCAGGCGGCGAACCGCGGCTCATGGGTGACCAGGATGCCTGCCGCCCCCGCGTCGCAGCGGGACCGCAGCAGGGCGAGCACCGCGTCACCGGTCTCCGAGTCCAGCGCGCCGGTGGGCTCGTCGGCGAGCACCAGGCGGCGGTCCCCCACCAGCGCCCGGGCGATCGCCACCCGCTGCTGCTGGCCGCCCGACATCTCGTCGGGGAAGCGGTCGGCGAGGTCCTGCAGCCCGAACTCCTCCAGCGCGGCCACCGCCTCCCGGCGGGCCCTGCGGCTGCTGACACCGTCCAGTTCGCGGGGGAGCGCGACATTCTCCGCCGCGGTGAGCGCCGGGATCAGGTTGTAGTCCTGGAAGACGTAGCCGATGCTCCGCCGGCGCAATGCCGCTATGTCCTTACGGCTGGCCGTGGTCAGATCGGTGCCCTCGACCACGACCCGGCCCGACGTCGGCAGGTCGAGGCCGCCGGCGATGGTCAGCAGGGTGGACTTCCCCGACCCCGACGGTCCCATCACCGCGACGAGCTCCCCCGGGTGCACGTCCAGATCGATGCCGCGCAGCGCGTGCACTTCGGCGGCGCCCGTGCCGTGCACCCGGGTCAGTTCCTCAAGGCTGAGGACGGGCTCGACGATGCGGTCGGGCTCTGCGGAAGCGGCGTGCGCGACGCCGGTGCCGGTGCCGGCGGTGGTGCCGGCCGATCCCGACGGGTCGCGCGGGTCGCTCGGTTCGCTCGGTTCGGCCGGTGGTGTGGGCTGACTGGACATCAGGACTGCTTCCCCCTGTTTCGGGCCCGGGCTGTGCCGTCCGGACTGTTCGCTCTGTTCGTTCTGCTCTTCCGCGGTGCGGTCGGTCCTCCGGTGCGCTGCTGTCTTTTCGGTGCGCTCTGTTCTGAGCGCGGCGTTCTCGGCACGCGCCGTCTGCTCGGCGCGCTCCTTCTCTCGGCCCGGCGGTGCGAGCCGCTCCGATCGGTCGGTGGCGGCAGGTCAGCGCCGGGGCCGTCTGAGGGCGCCGCGCAGCCCTCCGTCCTGCGCGGGGTCCCGCTTCTTGTCACCGTCGGCCGGGCCGGCCGGGCCGGATGCCGGGGCCGACTGGCTGTCGGCCACGGCCTGCGGGGCCAGTCGCACGAGCCTGGTCTCGCAGTGGTCGAGCCAGCGCGCTTCCGCCTCGGCCTGGAAGATCAGCTGGTCCAGGACCAGCTGCCAGGCCACATCGTCCGGGTCGAACACGCCCGGCCGGCGGGACGCGGCGTGCAGCGCCTGTCCCTTCAACCGCGTGTAGTCCTGCATCGCCCGGATGGTGTGGGCGCGCTGGGCCTGGATGACCGAGCGCACATCGACCTCGGGCGAACCGACCGCCATCGCGAGCTTGATCGCCAGTTCGTTCCGCGGCGGGTTGGCGCGGTCGACCGGGGTGGCGAACCACTGCTTCAGCTCGTCACGGCCGTCCTCGGTGATGGCGTAGAGGGCATGGCCCCCTTCGTCCTCGCCTGCGGGTACGACCAAGCCGTCCCGCTCCAGCCGGGCGACGGTCGTATAGACCTGCCCGACGTTGAGCGGCCAGGTGGAACCGGTGCGCGACTCGAACTCGGTGCGCAGTTGATAGCCGTAGCGCGGACCCCGTTCGAGGAGGGCCAGCAGGCCGTGACGGATCGACATACTGAGTATGTATACCCAGTAAGGTCACCGCGGGCAAGGCCGATCGGCGGGTTCGCACAGCTCTTCACTCGAACGGGTGGTCGATTGCTTTCGGGTGTTCGGAACGATCCGCGATGGGCAATCATGATCGTGGAAGGTGACTCACGGTCACGAAGAATCGAAGCTGATGGTCTCGCGTGCGGACGCGGGTGCTCACGCGCACGGCAGGCGCGGGCGCACGGGTGCCGGTAGGCATAGAGAAGTAGTGGTGGAAGGAGGTGGGGACGGTGCGGGAAAGCAATCAGAGGCGGCGCAGGCGCAGACCGAGGAAGCCGAGCCCCAGTCCGACCAGCATCATTCCGGCACCGAGCGGCAGCACTCTGAGTACCCGCCGCCCGGGCTCGTAGGAAGAGGCCGACCCCTGCTGTTCCGCCTCGGGGGCGGCGGGTGCGGGTGGGACCGCGGTCGGCCCCGACTCCTCGACGCCGGGCACGAGCGAGGGCGCGCGGTCGACGTAGTCGCGGCCGTGGTGGCGTGCGGGGCGCCCCTGCTTGTAGGCGCGCGCGGAGGGTTGTCCGCTCCCGGCGGTCGGGGACGGCGACGGGGACATGTGCGCCGGTGGGTGCAGCGGCGCGGCGGCGGAGGCGGACGGCTCCGGCACGGGCGCCGGGTGATCGTGATCGGGAGTCCTGGCGGGTGCCGGCGACCGGTCGGGGCCGGCCGGCTTCCGTGCGGGCGGCCGGGAGGAGACAGGCGAATGGGACGAAGGAGGTGACGGCATGGCAGGCATGCCGGTGGTAGCGGGTGGAGCGGGTACGGCAGGGGCGGTTGGCGGGGTCACTGGCGGCCTCGGCGGTACGGATCCCGCGGGTCTTCCTGGCCGGTCGGTCGCGGGGGGCGGGACGGGACCGGCTCCGGGTGGCGGACCGCCCGGCCGCGGGTCACGTCCCGGCGGGGGTTGCGGCGGCCGGGCCGCGCCGAGAACGGCCGCCCCGCCCGGCACGGGCGCACCTCCGGGCACGTGCGGCGCGGGCATGGCCGGAACGGCGGGCGGCGGCCCGGTGGCCCGGGCGATGCCGGCCGGGGTGAAGAGTGCCGCCGCGAGGAGTACGGGAGCGATCGCCCGAGTGGTGGGGGCGGCGGCCGGCCGGTCCGGCTGCGCGGCGGCCCGCGGCCTGCCTCGCCTGCCGGATGCCCACCGCACGCGCATCGCCTCTCCGCCGGTTCCTGGGTGGTCCCAGCGTCACACGAGGCGACATTTCCGGCATCCCGACCTGGAAGGCGAAGCGGCAGCGGGCAGGATCCCGTGCAAACCGTCCAGTCGGCCACATTGGCTGAAAATGATCGGTCCGAAAAAGCCTCATTGGAAGCCGTGGCAGGTTCGATGCCTCCCAGCGCGCCGCCGGGGCCCTGACCGGCTGTGGTCAGAGCGTGAGCAGGATCTTGCCGATGTGTTCGCTGCTCTCCATCAGGCGGTGGGCGTCGGCGGCCGAGGCCAGCGGAAGTGCGCGGTCCACGATGGGACGGACGGTGCCGGCCTCGATCAGCGGCCAGACGTGCTCGCGGACGGCGGCGATGATCGCCGTCTTCTCCTCCGGCGGCCGGGCCCGCAGACTGGTCGCGATGACGGCGGCGCGCTTGGCGAGCAGTTTGCCGAGGTTGAGTTCGGCCTTCGTCCCGCCCTGCATGCCGATGACGACGAGCCGGCCGTTCACCGCCAGGGCGTCGATATTGCGGGCCAGGTAGGCGGCACCGACCACGTCGAGGATGACGTCCGCACCGGGGCGGCCCAGTTCCTCGACGAAGTCCTGCTCGCGGTAGTTGATCAGGACGTCGGCGCCCAGATCACGGCAGGCCGCCAGCTTCTGCGCACTGCCCGCGGTCGCCACGACCGTCGCACCGATCGCCTTGCCCAGCTGGATCGCCATCGTGCCGATGCCACTGGAGCCGCCGTGCACCAGCAGGGTGTCGCCGGGCCGGAGGTGGGCGACCTGGAAGACGTTGGACCACACCGTCGCAGCCACCTCGGGCAGCGCGGCGGCCGTCACGAGGTCGACGCCCTCGGGAAGCGGGAGCAGTTGGCCGGCGGGGACAGCGACCTGCTCGGCGTAGCCGCCGCCGGAGAGCAGCGCGCACACCTCGTCGCCGACCGACCAGCCGGTGACTCCTGGGCCGATGGCCGCGATCCGTCCGGAGCATTCGAGTCCGGGATAGCGGGAGGCGCCGGGCGGCGGCTCGTAGTGGCCCTGCCGCTGGAGGACGTCGGCGCGGTTCACGGCCGAGGCCGCGACCTCGACCAGCACTTCGCCCTCGGCGGGTACGGGATCGGGGACGTCCGCGAGGACCAGCGCCTCGGGGCCGCCCGGTTCGGCAATCGTGATCGCACGCATGCCTCGACCCTACGGGACGCGGTCAGGCGGATCCGTGACGCCGTGCGTGCACCGCGCCGGGGCGCCCGCCGCAGGGCGAAGGGCTCGGGGGTCCCGCCGCCCGAGCCCGTGGTCACGACGTCGGTGCGCGCCGCCGGGGGCGCCACGCGGTGTTGTGTGCGGCACGGGTGTTCAGTGGTGGCCGGGAGCGGGGCCGCCGGGCAGGCCGCCGGCGCCGAGCCGCTCGAAGCGCTCCTGGACGTTGGCCGCGAAGGCCTGCTGGTCGGAACCGGGGTAGGACTGCCCGGTGTCGTTCATGGCCACGGTCAGCACACCGCTGATGGGCGCGCTGGGGGAGGTGCGCACCGGGGTGCACAGGAAGTTGAAGTCCTGCGGGAGGCCCATGTCGTAGGTCGCGACCGAGGCCCGGTTGAGCATGGTGGCCTGGCCGGTGCGGAAGGCATCGTCCATGGCGTTGAAGACGCCGATGGCTTCCAGCGTGGGCAGCACGTGCCGGCCCGGGCTGAACTGCGGGACCATGCCGAAGGCCGAGCCCTGCCGACCGTTGGCGTAGCGCAGGAGGTGGTGCGGGCCCTCGGTGAGCATGATGGGGAAAGGTGCTCCGTCGAAGACCGAAAACAGCTCCTGCTGCTGGGCGAGGAGGCTGTCGCGCAGTTTGAAGTCCGACAGGAGGGTTTCGGTAAGTTCCTGCATGCCCTCCCGCAGCTCGCGGTCCCAGGTGCGGGGCTTGACGTCGGCGACGCAGACGGTGCCGAGGATCATGCCGGTGTTGTCGCGCAGCGGAGTGCCCAGGTAGGAGCGCACTCCCATGTCGTTGACAAGAGGGTTGCCCTTGAAACGGGGGTAGTCGAAGACGTCGTCAAGGGCGAGTTGGGAACCCTGGGCCACGACGTGCGGGCAGAAGCCGTAGTCATTGCCCGCCTCGCGAGCGACGCTGCTCAGGTCGAAGACGATGCCGTTGCTCTCGCCTCCGGTCATCGGCGCGTCGGGCGAGGACGGCGGTACATACATGCCGCGGAACATCTGGCGCTCGTCGTTGATGAAGTTGACCATGGCGAGAGGCGACTTGGTCAGACTGGCCGCGATCCGGGCGACGCGGTCGAAGGTGGCTTCCGCTTCAACGGTGTTGAGGCCGAGAACCTGTAGCCGCAGCTTCCGCTGCTCGCCGGCCATGTTGGCCTGATCCGAGGAGGACAAGGGATTCATGAGATCAGATGAAAGCAGAACCCTGGCCCCCATGGATCGCCCGATCGGGAATTGGCCGTATCACGCGTCTCGCCGGTGATGTGCCGACCACCGAGAGTACACGCCCCTGGCACCCCGTGACCGCCCCGCCGCCAGCGGTCCCCTCCGAGCTGCCCAACTCGTAAGTCTGTCCAACTAATTCCAGGTTTCAACCTTCGGCGATCACTTCCCGCCAATCTTCAAGCGCCAATCGAGCAGAATCGATTATGCGTATGACAATCGTGCGGTGGGCCGGTTCTCGACGCTGCCACGCGCGACCTGGCCCACCAGCGGTGCAGTCGAACCCCAGTTCGAGTGCCTGCTGACGGGGAGGCGGGTGCGACGCATGTGTCGCATGGGGGCCCGTGCGTGCCATGTTGTCCGATGTACCTGCGAAAGAGGACACGGTGGGGTGGGGCAAGTGCGGTTCGAGCTGCGGGCATCCCTCTGCACGCAGCGGCAGAGCTGCTACAGCCATGGAATTATGCGCTATTTCACGCCGAGATCCATTCCGACCGGGGTGTCCACATTGCCCCGTGCGAGGTGACTGCCCACCGATCCGGTGAGGAACGACGGCACATGGACACCGCCCCGTCGAGCGACCAGCGCGGCGACGGTGTGCGGTGCCGATCGCTCCGCAACCGATCCCCCGTACCGCCCGGAAGCAGGCCGTCCGGCGGTACGACGGTGCCGGTGGACGGCAGGAGAAGTCTGCAGGTGTCGCCGTCTCAAGAGGGCGCAAGGCCGGGTGCGGCCACTCCGATTCCATGCGGCAAGCTCAACGGCGCCGTCCCGTACGCACAGTGGCGAAGTATCGAAGGAGTTGTTCCATGATCAGGTCGGACGTGGACGAACGGTCCATAGCGGTGATCGGCATGGCCTGCCGACTACCCGGTGCGTCAGGGACTGATGAGCTGTGGACCCTGCTGCGGGACGGCGTGGACGCCACCAGCGAGACGCCCCTCGACCGTTACGACGCCGACGCCCTGCACGCCGGTTCCCCGGAGCCGGGGCGGCTCGCCAGCCGCCGCGCGGGCTACGTCGACGGCATCGCCGATTTCGACGCCGAGTTCTTCGGCATGTCACCGACCGAGGCCGTCGAACTCGACCCGCAGCAGCGGCTGCTGCTGATGACGACCTGGGAGGCCCTGGAGGACGCCGGCCAGCGCCCCGACCTGATCGCGGGCAGCAGGACCAGCGTCTTCGTCGGCAACGCCCGCGCCGACTATCTGGAGCTGACTTTCCGTCAGGGCCTGGAGAACGCGACCGCGGCCCAGTTGAACAACTTCCGCTCGCTGCTGCCGGCCCGGGTGTCGCACGTCTTCGACCTGCGCGGGCCGAGCGTCGTCGTCGACACGGCCTGCTCGTCCTCGCTGGTGGCGGTGCATCAGGCGGTGCAGAGTCTGCGGGCCGGGGAGAGCCCGTTGGCGCTGGCCGCCGGGGTGAACATCGCACTCCGCCCGGACGAGGGCGTCGTCATGAGCCAGGCCGGCGGCATGTCGCCCGACGGCCGCAGCAAGTTCGGCGACGCATTCGCCGACGGCCACGCGCCCAGCGACGCGGTGGCCGTCGTCGTACTGAAGCGCCTCACCGACGCCCTCGCCGACGGCGACCGCGTCCGCGCCGTCATCGCCGGCAGCGCGGTGGGCAACGACGGCCGCACCAGCGACAGCGTGCTCAACCCCTCGCTCGCCGGCCAGCTCGAAGTGCTGCGCTGGGCGTACGAGGACGCCCGTATCGACCCCGCCGACGTGGACTACGTCGAGGCGCACGGCTCGGGCTCCCCCGCGCTCGACCCGCTGGAGCTGACCGCGCTCGGCGAGGTGCTGGGCGCCGGACGCCCGGCGGGACGCCCGCTGCTGGTCGGCTCGATCAAGAGCAACATCGGGCACGCCGAGGCGGCCGGCGGTCTGGCGGGACTGGTCAAGGCGGTGCTCTGCCTGGAGAACCGCCAGGTCCCCGCCAGCCTCCATGCCATCACCCCCAACCCCAGGGTCGCCTGGGGCGCGCTGCCGCTGATGGTGCCCGATCGGCTGTACGCGCTGCCCGATCTGGGCCGCCCCGCGGTGGCCGGAATCTCCGGCCAGGGCTCGTCCGCGCTCAACGCCCACGTGGTGGTCCGCCAGGCCGACACCGCCCCCGCGCACCCAGGGCCGATGCCCGGGGTGCCTTACGTACTCGTGCTCTCCGCGCGTAGCGCCGCCGCGCTGGAGGACCTGGCCCGGCTGTACGCCGACTACCTCAGACCCGGCGGACGGGGCCCGTCCTTCGCGCTGCGTGACATCTGCTTCAGCGCGGCCACCCGCCGCCAGCACCACACCCACCGCCTGGCAGTGGTCGGCGCGAGCCACGAGGACATGGCCGAGGCGCTCACCGGATTCCAGGGCATCGGCGGGCTGCCGCTGTCCGGCCTGGCCGACCGCTACCGCAAGGGCGAGGACC is a window of Streptomyces sp. NBC_01477 DNA encoding:
- a CDS encoding PadR family transcriptional regulator — encoded protein: MSIRHGLLALLERGPRYGYQLRTEFESRTGSTWPLNVGQVYTTVARLERDGLVVPAGEDEGGHALYAITEDGRDELKQWFATPVDRANPPRNELAIKLAMAVGSPEVDVRSVIQAQRAHTIRAMQDYTRLKGQALHAASRRPGVFDPDDVAWQLVLDQLIFQAEAEARWLDHCETRLVRLAPQAVADSQSAPASGPAGPADGDKKRDPAQDGGLRGALRRPRR
- a CDS encoding NAD(P)H-quinone oxidoreductase yields the protein MRAITIAEPGGPEALVLADVPDPVPAEGEVLVEVAASAVNRADVLQRQGHYEPPPGASRYPGLECSGRIAAIGPGVTGWSVGDEVCALLSGGGYAEQVAVPAGQLLPLPEGVDLVTAAALPEVAATVWSNVFQVAHLRPGDTLLVHGGSSGIGTMAIQLGKAIGATVVATAGSAQKLAACRDLGADVLINYREQDFVEELGRPGADVILDVVGAAYLARNIDALAVNGRLVVIGMQGGTKAELNLGKLLAKRAAVIATSLRARPPEEKTAIIAAVREHVWPLIEAGTVRPIVDRALPLASAADAHRLMESSEHIGKILLTL
- a CDS encoding GAF domain-containing protein yields the protein MNPLSSSDQANMAGEQRKLRLQVLGLNTVEAEATFDRVARIAASLTKSPLAMVNFINDERQMFRGMYVPPSSPDAPMTGGESNGIVFDLSSVAREAGNDYGFCPHVVAQGSQLALDDVFDYPRFKGNPLVNDMGVRSYLGTPLRDNTGMILGTVCVADVKPRTWDRELREGMQELTETLLSDFKLRDSLLAQQQELFSVFDGAPFPIMLTEGPHHLLRYANGRQGSAFGMVPQFSPGRHVLPTLEAIGVFNAMDDAFRTGQATMLNRASVATYDMGLPQDFNFLCTPVRTSPSAPISGVLTVAMNDTGQSYPGSDQQAFAANVQERFERLGAGGLPGGPAPGHH
- a CDS encoding beta-ketoacyl synthase N-terminal-like domain-containing protein, giving the protein MIRSDVDERSIAVIGMACRLPGASGTDELWTLLRDGVDATSETPLDRYDADALHAGSPEPGRLASRRAGYVDGIADFDAEFFGMSPTEAVELDPQQRLLLMTTWEALEDAGQRPDLIAGSRTSVFVGNARADYLELTFRQGLENATAAQLNNFRSLLPARVSHVFDLRGPSVVVDTACSSSLVAVHQAVQSLRAGESPLALAAGVNIALRPDEGVVMSQAGGMSPDGRSKFGDAFADGHAPSDAVAVVVLKRLTDALADGDRVRAVIAGSAVGNDGRTSDSVLNPSLAGQLEVLRWAYEDARIDPADVDYVEAHGSGSPALDPLELTALGEVLGAGRPAGRPLLVGSIKSNIGHAEAAGGLAGLVKAVLCLENRQVPASLHAITPNPRVAWGALPLMVPDRLYALPDLGRPAVAGISGQGSSALNAHVVVRQADTAPAHPGPMPGVPYVLVLSARSAAALEDLARLYADYLRPGGRGPSFALRDICFSAATRRQHHTHRLAVVGASHEDMAEALTGFQGIGGLPLSGLADRYRKGEDLHWSEVFGEPGRFVPLPHYPWQTKRYWPGEEQHTGDADLAAWMLREHARTGFDDGSTLTEIGIDSLAKLRILVELAKRSEQDVDPDEFGRLRTVGELRAWTRTLEAAAR